From the genome of Candidatus Edwardsbacteria bacterium:
GTTCTTCGGCCAAGAGCTACCAGGGGCCGGGACTCGAGAACGGTTTGAAATTGTTGGAAAAAGTTAAGAAACAGTTTGACCTGCCTGTTCTCTCGGATGTTCACTATCCCGAGGAAGTGGCGGCCTGCGCCCAGGTGCTGGACATCATCCAGATCCCGGCCTACCTGTGCATGCAGACCGAGCTGACATTAAAGGTCGCCCAGACCGGCAAGGTGGTCAACGTAAAAAAGGGGCAGTTTTTGGCGCCGGAGGATGTGGGCCATATCGTCAAGAAGATCGAGGAGACCGGCAATACCAATATCCTGCTGACCGAGCGGGGCTCCTGCTTTGGCTACCACAACCTGGTGGTGGATTTCAAGTCTTTGCCCATCATGCGCACGCTGGGCTACCCGGTGGTTTTCGACGTCACCCATACCATCCGCAAGTACGGCAAGCCGTCCAGCGATCCGGCCGGGGGCAGCCCGGAATTCATCGAGCCGCTGGCCCGGGCCGGGGTGGCGGCGGGCTGCGACGCCATCTTCATCGAGACCCATCCCAGGCCCTGCGAGGCCAAGTGCGACGCGGCCAGCATGCTGGAACTGTCCAAGCTGGAGCGGCTGCTGGAAAGCCTGATAGAACTGGACCAGGTGGCCAGGAAGCATAATTAACCACCAAGGCACAAAGAAAATACTCGGACCTAAAGTGTCATTCCCGCAACAGCGGGAATCCAGGCCTGGATGCCAGTT
Proteins encoded in this window:
- the kdsA gene encoding 3-deoxy-8-phosphooctulonate synthase, whose translation is MKELILKNVKIGRGNPLALIAGPCVLEDEAVVMRTAEEIKKISEKLKIGLVFKSSYKKDNRSSAKSYQGPGLENGLKLLEKVKKQFDLPVLSDVHYPEEVAACAQVLDIIQIPAYLCMQTELTLKVAQTGKVVNVKKGQFLAPEDVGHIVKKIEETGNTNILLTERGSCFGYHNLVVDFKSLPIMRTLGYPVVFDVTHTIRKYGKPSSDPAGGSPEFIEPLARAGVAAGCDAIFIETHPRPCEAKCDAASMLELSKLERLLESLIELDQVARKHN